A part of Acidimicrobiales bacterium genomic DNA contains:
- a CDS encoding Lrp/AsnC ligand binding domain-containing protein, whose amino-acid sequence MQVSAYILIQTEVGKAARVASQVGAVPGVVSAEDVTGPYDVIARAESASMDDLGKMVVSRVQMIDGITRTLTCPVVHL is encoded by the coding sequence ATGCAGGTGAGCGCGTACATCCTCATCCAGACCGAGGTGGGCAAGGCCGCCCGGGTCGCGTCCCAGGTCGGGGCCGTGCCCGGCGTGGTCTCGGCCGAGGACGTGACGGGGCCGTACGACGTGATCGCCCGGGCCGAGTCGGCGTCGATGGACGATCTGGGCAAGATGGTCGTCAGCCGGGTGCAGATGATCGACGGGATCACCCGCACCCTCACCTGCCCCGTCGTCCACCTGTAG
- a CDS encoding galactose-1-phosphate uridylyltransferase, with the protein MTEEPAPRRASEARVDPLTGATTVIVGSRQGRPNLPAAGCPFCPGGLEAPAPYDTFWFVNRWPAMPDDRCEMVLYTPQHDATFWSLGVDGARRVVDLWADRTAALGGRPDIAYVLVFENRGPEVGATIAHPHGQIYAFDVVPDVPRRELERAAELGCPLCAEQPGARLVARSEGWRAWVPHASSYPYGLVMAPEAHLPDLPGLDDPGRAALAALLVDVLARLDRLFDAPLPYMLWIHQRPTDGAPWPQAHLHLELVSPYRAAGVQRFVAAGELGSGMFFNPVVPEDAAEQLRGLGP; encoded by the coding sequence GTGACGGAGGAGCCCGCCCCGCGCCGGGCCAGCGAGGCGCGCGTCGATCCGCTGACCGGGGCCACGACCGTGATCGTGGGGAGCCGGCAGGGCCGGCCGAACCTGCCCGCGGCCGGATGCCCGTTCTGTCCGGGCGGGCTCGAGGCGCCGGCGCCCTACGACACGTTCTGGTTCGTGAACCGGTGGCCCGCGATGCCCGACGACCGGTGCGAGATGGTGCTGTACACACCCCAGCACGACGCCACCTTCTGGTCGCTCGGGGTCGACGGCGCGCGGCGGGTGGTCGATCTGTGGGCCGACCGCACGGCTGCCCTCGGCGGCCGCCCCGACATCGCCTACGTGCTCGTGTTCGAGAACCGCGGGCCGGAGGTCGGCGCCACGATCGCCCACCCCCACGGGCAGATCTACGCCTTCGACGTGGTGCCCGACGTCCCCCGTCGTGAGCTCGAGCGGGCGGCCGAGCTCGGCTGCCCGCTCTGCGCCGAGCAGCCCGGCGCCCGGCTCGTCGCCCGCTCGGAGGGCTGGAGGGCGTGGGTGCCCCACGCGTCGTCGTACCCGTACGGCCTGGTGATGGCGCCCGAGGCCCATCTGCCCGACCTCCCCGGCCTCGACGACCCCGGCCGCGCCGCCCTGGCCGCGCTCCTCGTCGACGTGCTGGCCCGTCTCGACCGGCTGTTCGACGCGCCCCTCCCCTACATGCTCTGGATCCACCAGCGCCCGACCGACGGCGCGCCGTGGCCGCAGGCGCACCTGCACCTCGAGCTGGTGTCGCCCTACCGCGCCGCGGGCGTGCAGCGCTTCGTGGCCGCCGGCGAGCTGGGGTCCGGCATGTTCTTCAACCCGGTGGTGCCCGAGGACGCCGCCGAGCAGCTCCGCGGCCTCGGCCCGTGA
- a CDS encoding SRPBCC family protein → MLRRIARSVATSAPGTNAAYLAYGLARPALLRPSVTPAEARLALPGDHLVPVPQWVATRGVTIQAPPHAVWPWLVQMGFGRAGWYSWYRFDDDGRPSADHLEPALQQLAVGDPIPDGPRADEGMGVWRVAVLEADRALALYSCRHPVTGREVDPLDPHVGPYVESSWAFVLRPGEHGDTRLLVRVRATVAPRWARPLFGLVGAADTVMEHTMLDGIRLRAERRVPSASPGPVHAGDL, encoded by the coding sequence ATGCTCCGCCGCATCGCTCGCTCCGTGGCGACCAGCGCTCCCGGCACGAATGCCGCCTACCTGGCCTACGGCCTGGCCCGGCCGGCACTCCTGCGGCCGAGCGTCACGCCCGCCGAGGCCCGTCTGGCCCTGCCCGGCGACCATCTCGTGCCCGTGCCGCAGTGGGTGGCCACGAGGGGCGTGACCATCCAGGCGCCCCCGCACGCAGTGTGGCCCTGGCTCGTGCAGATGGGGTTCGGGAGGGCCGGCTGGTACAGCTGGTACCGGTTCGACGACGACGGCCGCCCCAGCGCCGACCACCTCGAGCCCGCCCTGCAGCAGCTGGCCGTGGGCGACCCGATCCCCGACGGGCCCCGCGCCGACGAGGGCATGGGCGTGTGGCGGGTCGCGGTGCTCGAGGCCGACCGGGCCCTGGCGCTGTACTCGTGCCGGCACCCCGTCACCGGCCGGGAGGTCGATCCGCTCGACCCTCACGTCGGCCCGTACGTGGAGTCGAGCTGGGCGTTCGTGCTCCGGCCGGGGGAGCACGGCGACACCCGGCTGCTGGTGCGGGTGCGGGCAACCGTCGCGCCCCGGTGGGCCCGGCCGCTGTTCGGCCTGGTCGGCGCGGCCGACACGGTGATGGAGCACACCATGCTCGACGGGATCCGGCTGCGGGCCGAGCGGCGGGTGCCCTCGGCCAGCCCGGGACCGGTGCACGCCGGCGATCTGTGA
- a CDS encoding glycoside hydrolase family 1 protein, with amino-acid sequence MSEPFTLPEGFRFGVATAGFQTEGGYNGPGEPRNNWFDWEAAGRVEPSGDALRFWDEYEHHLDRAVAAGCDAFRLSVEWARCEPHEGDVDTTALDRYAAILDACHQRGLEPLVTLHHFTHPHWMGPDLWLDADSPERYAGWVRTAVSRLRAHCRSWVTINEINILALQTYVTGDFPPGRRLKTNEATRAIDHLLAAHVLGYAEIKALQPESVVATNNYSFSVYELDRLAIDVLLARHHDVARDELGPWLLARRDAHDLATATTAGTETVLRRWARSAVPLEHALPRAVSAVFDSTHPCTLDVTQVDYYNPLVASHVRLPGHRTAGGRVWTPARRLWDDPPDPTGFSRYVRMNVEPGLPVWVVENGLCNRVRRGRSYPRLDGWDRVRYLREHLREVVRLLDGGVPVGAYYHWCLADNYEWGSYEPRFGLYGVDRSRGLRWTDSDAMGGDAAGAFRRIADGLRAGDRSVLG; translated from the coding sequence ATGAGCGAACCCTTCACCCTTCCCGAGGGGTTCCGGTTCGGTGTGGCCACCGCCGGGTTCCAGACCGAGGGCGGCTACAACGGCCCGGGCGAGCCCCGCAACAACTGGTTCGACTGGGAGGCGGCCGGTCGCGTCGAGCCCTCCGGCGACGCCCTCCGCTTCTGGGACGAGTACGAGCACCACCTCGACCGGGCCGTGGCGGCGGGCTGCGACGCCTTCCGGCTGTCCGTCGAGTGGGCCCGGTGCGAGCCACACGAGGGCGACGTCGACACGACGGCCCTCGACCGCTACGCCGCGATCCTCGACGCCTGCCACCAGCGGGGCCTCGAGCCCCTCGTCACCCTGCACCACTTCACCCACCCCCACTGGATGGGGCCGGACCTCTGGCTCGACGCCGACTCGCCCGAGCGGTACGCGGGTTGGGTGCGCACGGCCGTGAGCCGTCTCCGGGCACACTGCCGCAGCTGGGTGACGATCAACGAGATCAACATCCTGGCCCTGCAGACGTACGTCACCGGCGACTTCCCACCGGGCCGGCGCCTGAAGACGAACGAGGCCACCCGTGCCATCGACCACCTGCTGGCTGCGCACGTGCTCGGGTACGCCGAGATCAAGGCGTTGCAGCCGGAGAGCGTGGTCGCCACCAACAACTACTCGTTCTCCGTCTACGAGCTCGACCGCCTCGCCATCGACGTGCTCCTCGCCCGCCACCACGACGTGGCCCGCGACGAGCTCGGCCCGTGGCTGCTCGCCCGTCGCGACGCGCACGACCTGGCGACCGCGACCACGGCCGGCACCGAGACCGTCCTCCGGCGATGGGCCCGGTCCGCGGTGCCGCTCGAGCATGCGCTCCCCCGCGCCGTGTCGGCGGTGTTCGACAGCACCCACCCGTGCACCCTCGACGTGACCCAGGTCGACTACTACAACCCCCTCGTGGCCTCCCACGTTCGGCTGCCCGGCCATCGCACGGCCGGCGGCCGGGTCTGGACGCCGGCCCGGAGGCTGTGGGACGACCCGCCCGACCCCACCGGGTTCTCCCGGTACGTGCGCATGAACGTCGAGCCCGGGCTCCCGGTCTGGGTGGTGGAGAACGGCCTCTGCAACCGGGTGCGGCGGGGCCGCTCCTACCCCCGCCTCGACGGCTGGGACCGGGTCCGCTACCTGCGGGAGCACCTCAGAGAGGTGGTGCGCCTCCTCGACGGGGGCGTGCCCGTCGGCGCGTACTACCACTGGTGCCTGGCCGACAACTACGAGTGGGGCAGCTACGAGCCGCGCTTCGGCCTGTACGGCGTCGACCGGTCCCGCGGCCTGCGATGGACCGACTCGGACGCCATGGGCGGCGACGCGGCCGGCGCGTTCCGCCGCATCGCCGACGGCCTCCGCGCCGGCGACCGCTCGGTGCTGGGCTGA
- a CDS encoding alpha/beta hydrolase, with protein MPRAAANGIELEYETFGDPADPPVLLVMGLGAQLTSWDADLCRLLADRGRFVIRFDNRDVGLSTKLDGARVDVLAMVAAALGGQVIDAPYTLSDMAADAVGLLDVLGLPAAHVVGASMGGMIVQTIAIEHPDRVLTMTSIMSTTGNRAVGGAQPEAMEVLLNRPPADREGAIEAAIVASRIIGSPALFDEARARRRASEAYDRCFYPAGTGRQLVAIMASGSRDDRLPGVTAPTLVIHGRLDPLVGVSGGEHTAELVPGAELLVFDEMGHDLPQPLWPAIVDAIVRHTERVPASG; from the coding sequence ATGCCGCGCGCCGCCGCCAACGGGATCGAGCTGGAGTACGAGACGTTCGGGGACCCGGCCGACCCGCCCGTGCTCCTGGTGATGGGCCTGGGCGCCCAGCTGACCTCCTGGGACGCGGACCTGTGCCGGCTGCTGGCGGACCGCGGGCGGTTCGTGATCCGGTTCGACAACCGCGACGTCGGGCTCTCCACCAAGCTCGACGGCGCCCGGGTCGACGTGTTGGCCATGGTGGCCGCGGCCCTCGGCGGCCAGGTGATCGACGCGCCGTACACGCTGTCCGACATGGCCGCCGACGCTGTGGGCCTGCTCGACGTGCTCGGCCTCCCCGCCGCCCACGTCGTGGGCGCGTCCATGGGCGGGATGATCGTGCAGACCATCGCGATCGAGCATCCCGACCGGGTGCTCACGATGACGTCGATCATGTCGACCACCGGCAACCGGGCCGTGGGCGGCGCCCAGCCGGAGGCCATGGAGGTGCTGCTCAACCGCCCGCCCGCCGACCGGGAGGGCGCCATCGAGGCGGCGATCGTCGCCTCGAGGATCATCGGGAGCCCCGCGCTCTTCGACGAGGCCCGGGCCCGCCGGCGCGCCAGCGAGGCCTACGACCGCTGCTTCTACCCGGCGGGCACCGGTCGCCAGCTCGTGGCGATCATGGCGTCGGGGAGCCGCGACGACCGCCTGCCGGGCGTGACGGCGCCCACCCTCGTGATCCACGGACGTCTCGATCCGCTCGTGGGCGTGTCGGGCGGCGAGCACACCGCCGAGCTCGTGCCGGGCGCGGAGCTGCTCGTGTTCGACGAGATGGGCCACGACCTGCCCCAGCCGCTGTGGCCGGCGATCGTCGACGCCATCGTGCGCCACACCGAGCGGGTCCCCGCGTCCGGCTGA
- a CDS encoding antibiotic biosynthesis monooxygenase, producing the protein MALVKINAITIPEDGGEELAQRFAGRAGAVDGADGFEGFELLRPTDGRSTWLVVTHWRDEEAFEAWVSSPAFAHGHRGPDAGAAAPERPVSVSSELWSFEVAQSAPPRPAG; encoded by the coding sequence ATGGCACTCGTGAAGATCAACGCGATCACGATCCCCGAAGATGGCGGCGAGGAGCTGGCCCAGCGGTTCGCCGGGCGAGCCGGCGCCGTCGACGGGGCCGACGGGTTCGAGGGCTTCGAGCTCCTGCGGCCCACCGACGGTCGCTCGACGTGGCTCGTGGTGACGCACTGGCGCGACGAGGAGGCGTTCGAGGCCTGGGTCTCGTCGCCCGCCTTCGCCCACGGTCACCGGGGTCCCGACGCAGGGGCGGCCGCCCCAGAGCGACCGGTCTCGGTGTCGAGCGAGCTGTGGTCGTTCGAGGTCGCCCAGTCGGCCCCGCCCCGCCCGGCGGGGTGA
- a CDS encoding iron-containing alcohol dehydrogenase — MDGAADHPVVHTGLAQQVVAGAGALRALPELLRVLGVRRVLLVTTEGRLRSPDGERLTRLLGRLLVAAVADAPPHVPASAVQAGVVEARREAVDGVVSFGGGSAVDLAKAVCFFVEQQGGGTAGTFADRPQLPHVSVPTTFVGAAVTPFFAITDQRSRAMRPAGSPSCAPSAVVADPALSRDVPAQLAAATGLTALAHGVEAAWAPDRSTEAQAVALAAVAAAGRGLAALADGDEGARDELLVAAVLGGRSLHNAPAGLHHALAQLVAGRTGVPHRLAGAALLAHSVRFTAEAIPVDAATAIAAALGGSGDPAEAVAAVVSRTGLDARLRALGAADEDLDAVARLSQADPRVQRSPRPAGESDVRALLDDAS, encoded by the coding sequence GTGGACGGGGCCGCCGACCACCCCGTGGTCCACACCGGCCTGGCCCAGCAGGTCGTCGCCGGCGCGGGGGCGCTGCGCGCCCTCCCCGAGCTCCTGCGGGTGCTGGGGGTCCGCCGGGTGCTCCTCGTCACCACCGAGGGCCGGCTGCGCTCGCCCGACGGCGAGCGCCTCACCCGGCTCCTCGGCCGCCTCCTGGTGGCCGCCGTGGCCGACGCGCCGCCGCACGTGCCGGCGAGCGCGGTGCAGGCGGGGGTGGTGGAGGCCCGCCGCGAGGCCGTCGACGGTGTCGTGTCGTTCGGGGGCGGCTCGGCCGTCGATCTGGCCAAGGCCGTCTGCTTCTTCGTCGAGCAGCAGGGCGGCGGCACGGCCGGCACCTTCGCCGACCGCCCGCAGCTGCCCCACGTGTCGGTGCCGACCACCTTCGTGGGCGCCGCCGTCACCCCGTTCTTCGCCATCACCGACCAGCGGTCGCGGGCCATGCGGCCCGCCGGCAGCCCGTCGTGCGCACCGTCCGCGGTGGTCGCCGATCCCGCGTTGAGCCGCGACGTCCCGGCTCAGCTGGCCGCCGCGACCGGGCTCACCGCGCTCGCTCACGGGGTCGAGGCGGCGTGGGCGCCCGACCGCTCGACCGAGGCCCAGGCGGTTGCTCTGGCGGCGGTGGCCGCCGCCGGCCGCGGCCTGGCGGCGCTGGCCGACGGCGACGAGGGGGCCCGCGACGAGCTGCTCGTTGCGGCCGTGCTCGGCGGGCGGAGCCTGCACAACGCCCCCGCCGGCCTGCACCACGCCCTCGCCCAGCTGGTGGCCGGCCGCACCGGCGTCCCCCACCGGCTGGCGGGTGCCGCGCTGCTGGCGCACAGCGTCCGGTTCACGGCCGAGGCCATCCCCGTGGACGCGGCCACGGCGATCGCCGCCGCGCTGGGCGGGTCCGGCGACCCGGCCGAGGCCGTCGCGGCCGTGGTGTCGCGCACCGGGCTGGACGCCCGCCTGCGGGCGCTGGGCGCCGCCGACGAGGATCTCGACGCGGTGGCCAGGCTGTCGCAGGCGGACCCGCGGGTGCAGCGCAGCCCGCGGCCCGCCGGCGAGTCCGACGTGCGCGCCCTGCTCGACGACGCGTCCTAG
- a CDS encoding histidine phosphatase family protein has product MARLILVRHGRASAGWDVHADPGLDGLGRAQATALADELGRLEPMAIRVSPLRRTRETAAPLEARWGVRAEVDPGVAEIPSPVGVPMQERTTWLRAAMAGTWADLAADYGAWRDAVVERVLSLTSDTVVVSHFVAINAVVGRALGDDRVVVFAPDNCSRTTVDHDGRRLRVVELGTSAPDTLVR; this is encoded by the coding sequence GTGGCCCGGCTGATCCTGGTGCGCCACGGGCGGGCGTCGGCGGGCTGGGACGTCCACGCCGACCCCGGGCTCGACGGGCTGGGGCGGGCCCAGGCCACGGCCCTGGCCGACGAGCTTGGCCGTCTCGAGCCCATGGCGATCCGCGTCAGTCCCCTCCGGCGCACCCGCGAGACGGCCGCGCCGCTCGAGGCACGCTGGGGCGTGCGCGCCGAGGTCGATCCGGGCGTGGCCGAGATCCCGTCGCCGGTGGGGGTGCCCATGCAGGAGCGGACCACCTGGCTGCGCGCCGCCATGGCCGGCACCTGGGCCGACCTGGCCGCCGACTACGGGGCGTGGCGCGACGCCGTGGTCGAGCGCGTCCTCTCGCTCACCTCCGACACGGTGGTGGTGAGCCACTTCGTGGCCATCAACGCGGTGGTCGGGCGGGCCCTGGGCGACGACCGGGTGGTGGTGTTCGCGCCCGACAACTGCTCGCGCACGACGGTCGACCACGACGGCCGGCGGTTGCGGGTGGTCGAGCTGGGCACGTCCGCCCCCGACACCCTGGTCCGCTGA
- a CDS encoding HAD family hydrolase encodes MMAPVAALILFDIDGTIIRAGDPDHRRAFDEALRAVYGVPASLDGLELGGMLDSQLARLALAPHRLPTALVEERLDQLMREMGQRYGAAVAPGDRVGWVLPGVVATAQRLAATGHTVGVLTGNNRWVAEAKLGAAGVGALFRLGAFGDRAAGRAELVVEARRAAGGRGAGADRSTVLVGDTPLDVAAAHAAGACALAVATGRWTMAELAGSGADAVLPDLADVDAAVALVDALLVADGSDGKRPPGPPV; translated from the coding sequence ATGATGGCGCCCGTGGCCGCGCTCATCCTCTTCGACATCGACGGCACCATCATCCGGGCCGGCGATCCGGACCACCGGCGAGCCTTCGACGAGGCGCTCCGGGCCGTGTACGGCGTGCCGGCCTCGCTCGACGGGCTGGAGCTGGGCGGGATGCTCGACAGCCAGCTGGCCCGCCTCGCCCTCGCCCCCCATCGGCTCCCGACCGCGCTGGTGGAGGAGCGGCTCGACCAGCTCATGCGGGAGATGGGCCAGCGGTACGGGGCGGCGGTGGCGCCCGGCGACCGCGTCGGCTGGGTGCTGCCCGGCGTGGTGGCCACCGCCCAGCGGCTGGCGGCCACGGGCCACACCGTGGGCGTCCTCACCGGCAACAACCGCTGGGTCGCCGAGGCCAAGCTGGGCGCAGCCGGGGTGGGCGCGCTGTTCCGCCTCGGCGCCTTCGGCGACCGGGCGGCCGGGCGTGCGGAGCTCGTCGTCGAGGCGCGCCGAGCGGCCGGCGGGCGTGGAGCCGGGGCGGACCGTTCGACGGTGCTCGTCGGCGACACGCCCCTCGACGTGGCCGCGGCCCACGCCGCCGGCGCCTGCGCCCTCGCCGTGGCCACCGGGCGCTGGACGATGGCCGAGCTGGCCGGCTCGGGAGCCGACGCCGTGCTCCCCGACCTGGCCGACGTCGACGCCGCGGTGGCCCTGGTCGACGCCCTGCTCGTCGCCGACGGCTCCGACGGGAAGCGGCCGCCCGGCCCACCGGTATGA
- a CDS encoding PIG-L family deacetylase, whose translation MATLVCFHAHPDDESIATGGTMAKAAAAGHRVVLVVATRGEHGEVADGFLDDGEPLGERRVQETLRSAELLGVQRVEFLGYTDSGMMGVLENDLPGCFWRADVDEAAGRLAAILADERADVLTVYDGHGGYGHPDHIQVHRVGLRAAELAGTARVYEATMNRDEMRRLQAAAREAGLDVPDQAADPDDDPIDPDSFGLPEAELTTAVDVRAYLDVKRASMRAHASQISEDSFFLQMPDEVFARAFGTEWYRRRDRPGGIVEDDLFGAGRAPWPG comes from the coding sequence GTGGCCACGCTGGTCTGCTTCCACGCCCACCCGGACGACGAGTCGATCGCCACCGGCGGCACGATGGCCAAGGCGGCCGCCGCCGGGCACCGGGTGGTGCTGGTGGTGGCCACTCGGGGGGAGCACGGCGAGGTGGCCGACGGCTTCCTCGACGACGGCGAGCCGCTGGGCGAGCGCCGCGTGCAGGAGACGCTCCGATCGGCTGAGCTCCTCGGGGTCCAGCGGGTCGAGTTCCTGGGCTACACCGACTCGGGGATGATGGGCGTGCTCGAGAACGACCTGCCCGGGTGCTTCTGGCGGGCCGACGTCGACGAGGCCGCCGGCAGGCTGGCCGCGATCCTCGCCGACGAGCGGGCCGACGTCCTCACCGTCTACGACGGGCACGGAGGCTACGGGCACCCGGACCACATCCAGGTGCACCGGGTCGGGCTGCGAGCCGCCGAGCTGGCCGGTACCGCCCGCGTCTACGAGGCCACCATGAACCGCGACGAGATGCGGCGCCTGCAGGCGGCGGCGCGCGAGGCGGGCCTGGACGTGCCCGACCAGGCGGCCGACCCCGACGACGACCCGATCGACCCCGACTCGTTCGGGCTGCCCGAGGCCGAGCTCACCACCGCGGTCGACGTGCGCGCGTACCTCGACGTGAAGCGGGCGTCGATGCGCGCCCACGCCAGCCAGATCTCGGAGGACTCCTTCTTCCTCCAGATGCCCGACGAGGTCTTCGCCAGGGCATTCGGCACCGAGTGGTACCGGCGTCGCGACCGGCCCGGCGGCATCGTCGAGGACGACCTGTTCGGGGCCGGTCGAGCGCCGTGGCCCGGCTGA
- a CDS encoding TIGR03560 family F420-dependent LLM class oxidoreductase codes for MTVFGVHAGLQNTDTDTLRALWRRIEELGYGWISVWDHFYSADLAAEGGSCLEAVATHAALACDTSTVRCGSLVYCVLYRSPAVLANAIATIDHLSGGRADLGLGAGWHQPEFEAFGIPFPAAKVRLDMLEEAAACIRGLLRDERTTFSGEHFRLDDARCEPRPLQADLPIWIGGSGEKRTLRIVARHADGWNVPFVSPEQFAAKRAVLLRHCDEVGRDPGEIRCAVNVGLAWTEESLLHQFGGIAELVRPGVLGGSDEEVLERIGEYVEAGAEQVNIALRAPFDGEALERLADALALTPAARPAAG; via the coding sequence ATGACCGTCTTCGGGGTGCACGCCGGGCTCCAGAACACCGACACCGACACGCTGCGGGCGCTGTGGCGACGCATCGAGGAGCTCGGCTACGGCTGGATCTCGGTGTGGGATCACTTCTACTCGGCCGACCTGGCCGCCGAGGGCGGGAGCTGCCTCGAGGCCGTCGCCACCCACGCCGCGCTGGCGTGCGACACCTCCACGGTCCGCTGCGGCTCCCTGGTGTACTGCGTGCTCTACCGGAGCCCGGCCGTGCTGGCCAACGCCATCGCCACCATCGACCACCTCTCCGGCGGCCGGGCCGACCTCGGGCTCGGTGCCGGGTGGCACCAGCCCGAGTTCGAGGCCTTCGGCATCCCCTTCCCGGCGGCCAAGGTGCGCCTCGACATGCTCGAGGAGGCGGCGGCCTGCATCCGGGGCCTGCTCCGGGACGAGCGCACCACCTTCTCGGGGGAGCACTTCCGCCTCGACGACGCCCGCTGCGAGCCCCGCCCGCTGCAGGCCGACCTCCCGATCTGGATCGGGGGCAGCGGCGAGAAGCGCACGCTGCGCATCGTCGCCCGCCATGCCGACGGCTGGAACGTGCCGTTCGTGTCCCCCGAGCAGTTCGCGGCCAAGCGCGCGGTCCTGCTCCGCCACTGCGACGAGGTCGGTCGCGACCCGGGCGAGATCCGGTGCGCGGTCAACGTGGGGCTCGCCTGGACCGAGGAGAGCCTGCTCCACCAGTTCGGCGGCATCGCCGAGCTCGTGCGCCCCGGCGTGCTCGGGGGCAGCGACGAGGAGGTGCTCGAGCGCATCGGCGAGTACGTCGAGGCCGGCGCCGAACAGGTGAACATCGCGCTGCGGGCCCCCTTCGACGGCGAGGCCCTCGAACGGCTGGCCGACGCCCTCGCCCTCACCCCGGCGGCTCGGCCGGCAGCGGGCTGA
- a CDS encoding CoA transferase — protein MGPLSGVKVIEVAGIGPGPFCAMMLADMGADVVRVDRAQSVVGGDPERPPADALMRGRRSIGVDLKNPGGVEALLRLVESADALVEGFRPGVMERLGVGPEVCLARNPRLVFGRMTGWGQDGPYAQAAGHDINYIALAGALAHVGRSGQPPTPPLNLVGDFGGGGMLLAYGVVCGLLEAQRSGRGQVIDAAMVDGAAVLMTMFHAFRAMGIWSEERGTNLLDTGAHFYDVYECADGEYVSIGSIEPQFYAELLARTGLADDADLARQMDRSAWPALKERLAEVFRSKTRAEWCEAMETTDVCFAPVLTMAEAIEHPHNRHRGTFIEVAGVAQPAPAPRFSRTEVEVQRPPSHAGQHTDEVLADWCGLSTEEIATLRGAGAVK, from the coding sequence GTGGGACCGCTGTCAGGCGTGAAGGTCATCGAGGTGGCAGGCATCGGGCCCGGTCCCTTCTGCGCCATGATGCTGGCGGACATGGGCGCCGACGTGGTGCGCGTCGACCGGGCCCAGTCCGTCGTCGGGGGAGACCCGGAGCGTCCGCCGGCCGACGCGCTCATGCGGGGCCGGCGCTCGATCGGGGTCGACCTGAAGAACCCCGGCGGGGTCGAGGCGCTGCTCCGCCTGGTGGAGTCGGCCGACGCCCTCGTCGAGGGGTTCCGGCCCGGCGTGATGGAGCGCCTCGGGGTGGGTCCCGAGGTGTGCCTGGCCCGCAACCCGAGGCTGGTGTTCGGTCGCATGACCGGCTGGGGCCAGGACGGGCCCTACGCGCAGGCCGCCGGTCACGACATCAACTACATCGCGCTGGCCGGTGCCCTGGCGCACGTGGGTCGCTCGGGCCAGCCGCCCACACCGCCCCTGAACCTGGTCGGCGACTTCGGCGGCGGCGGGATGCTGCTGGCCTACGGCGTGGTGTGCGGGCTCCTGGAGGCCCAGCGATCGGGGCGCGGGCAGGTGATCGACGCGGCCATGGTCGACGGCGCCGCCGTGCTGATGACGATGTTCCACGCCTTCCGGGCCATGGGGATCTGGAGCGAGGAGCGGGGAACCAACCTCCTCGACACCGGCGCCCACTTCTACGACGTGTACGAGTGCGCCGACGGCGAGTACGTGTCCATCGGGTCGATCGAGCCCCAGTTCTACGCCGAGCTCCTGGCTCGCACCGGGCTGGCCGACGATGCCGACCTGGCCCGCCAGATGGACCGCTCGGCGTGGCCCGCCCTGAAGGAGCGCCTGGCCGAGGTGTTCCGGTCGAAGACGCGAGCCGAGTGGTGCGAGGCCATGGAGACCACCGACGTGTGCTTCGCCCCGGTGCTCACCATGGCCGAGGCGATCGAGCACCCCCACAACCGCCATCGGGGCACCTTCATCGAGGTGGCGGGCGTCGCGCAGCCCGCGCCGGCGCCGCGGTTCTCGCGGACGGAGGTGGAGGTGCAGCGGCCGCCGTCGCACGCCGGCCAGCACACCGACGAGGTGCTGGCCGACTGGTGCGGCCTCTCGACCGAGGAGATCGCCACGCTGCGCGGCGCCGGTGCCGTCAAGTAG